The following are encoded together in the Planococcus antarcticus DSM 14505 genome:
- a CDS encoding GGDEF and EAL domain-containing protein: MELLEQQVQALIEERDDLVVLLDTNGFVLLANNKWINYCPQHEWPVFSRKIGMDYLGFLKKTRNLVELENIQDMLRGKAQKHFQLNPSYTGDRTEWLSTKYRPFPLDDGSNGVILYQQPVNLQSVNSLHNEHILENMTDAFYLLDHQMNFYFLNAQSEQLLHCQRENLIGKNLWAAFPETTKTALYPNYNRAMQERVPVKFTEYYKLLDSWFTVRIYPIENDGLAIYYQTISKQLAIEEGLGKFACTDYLTGLPTRRKIEEEIGALLQKDTPFSLLYLNLDNFKYINTFYTHKNGDKVIKSIVARLKKLIDAQDLVGRLEGDELVIVRRHQKDNDVLAFTKKVSTLFNQPFSLGCSNFVDVSASIGVISCPADSKEFVDLMTYSEIAMRKAKGQKGSSFCIFDSTMSDNLTRRMLIEQSLTEDLKSLGFYFAIQPQIDAATSRVRGVEVLARWHHPELGMISPIEFIAIAEETDTIERLTEHLMVDVFSYMKTRENQYGSMLRTAINITPSLLDSTTFFDKLFSMLDNFGISPTLIEIEITESVELRYSETTLTNLLACRAKGISIALDDFGTGFSSLAYLLDFPVNKIKMDKSFINKIGYDPKSEAVLKSLIQFVNSVDCALVAEGVEQAHEALFLTMNGCNIHQGYLYDKPMLPKVFDEKYLNTYRMTSASKTALSLLPVLRG; this comes from the coding sequence ATGGAACTGTTGGAACAGCAAGTACAGGCATTAATAGAAGAAAGAGACGATCTTGTGGTCCTTTTAGATACGAATGGATTCGTTTTACTAGCGAATAACAAATGGATTAACTATTGCCCTCAGCATGAGTGGCCGGTCTTCTCCCGGAAAATTGGAATGGATTATTTAGGATTTTTGAAGAAAACCAGAAATTTGGTGGAACTCGAAAATATTCAAGACATGTTACGTGGAAAAGCGCAGAAGCATTTCCAATTGAATCCGTCTTACACTGGTGACAGGACCGAATGGCTGTCCACAAAATATCGTCCATTTCCGCTAGATGACGGTTCAAATGGCGTCATTTTGTATCAACAGCCTGTAAATCTCCAATCGGTAAACTCTCTCCACAACGAGCATATTCTCGAAAACATGACGGATGCTTTTTACCTGCTCGATCATCAGATGAATTTTTACTTCCTGAATGCTCAATCCGAGCAGCTTCTCCACTGCCAGAGAGAAAATTTAATCGGAAAGAATTTGTGGGCTGCATTCCCCGAAACCACTAAAACTGCACTTTATCCAAATTATAATCGAGCGATGCAGGAACGGGTGCCTGTAAAATTTACGGAATACTACAAGCTATTGGATTCATGGTTCACTGTCAGGATATATCCCATCGAAAATGACGGATTGGCTATTTACTACCAAACAATCAGCAAGCAGTTGGCAATAGAAGAGGGGCTAGGGAAGTTCGCCTGCACAGATTATTTGACAGGTTTGCCAACCCGCAGAAAAATTGAAGAAGAAATCGGCGCGCTGCTGCAAAAAGACACACCGTTTTCTCTTCTTTATCTCAATTTAGACAATTTCAAATACATCAATACGTTTTATACGCACAAAAATGGTGACAAAGTGATTAAAAGCATTGTTGCTAGGCTGAAAAAGCTCATTGATGCGCAGGATTTGGTTGGTCGGCTTGAAGGAGACGAACTGGTGATTGTCCGGCGGCACCAAAAGGACAACGATGTATTAGCCTTCACGAAAAAAGTGAGCACCCTGTTCAACCAGCCTTTTTCACTGGGTTGCTCCAACTTTGTTGATGTAAGTGCCAGCATTGGCGTCATTTCTTGTCCTGCCGATTCAAAAGAGTTCGTAGACCTGATGACTTATAGTGAAATTGCAATGCGCAAGGCTAAGGGGCAAAAAGGCTCTTCTTTCTGCATTTTCGATTCCACTATGAGCGATAATCTCACGAGACGGATGCTAATTGAGCAAAGTCTCACTGAGGACCTGAAATCTCTTGGCTTCTATTTCGCCATTCAGCCACAAATTGATGCTGCAACCAGCAGGGTTCGTGGAGTGGAAGTGCTCGCGCGCTGGCATCATCCAGAGTTGGGGATGATATCGCCCATTGAATTTATCGCTATTGCAGAAGAAACGGATACCATCGAACGGTTGACGGAGCATTTGATGGTTGATGTTTTTTCTTATATGAAAACAAGGGAAAACCAATATGGCAGTATGCTTCGTACTGCCATTAATATTACCCCCTCCCTACTCGATAGCACTACTTTTTTTGATAAACTTTTCTCAATGCTGGACAACTTTGGCATTTCTCCCACACTGATTGAAATCGAAATTACCGAAAGCGTCGAACTTCGGTATTCAGAGACTACTCTCACGAACCTGTTAGCATGCAGAGCAAAGGGAATTTCTATTGCACTCGATGATTTTGGGACAGGATTTTCTTCTCTTGCTTATTTATTGGATTTTCCTGTTAATAAAATAAAAATGGACAAATCCTTTATCAATAAAATCGGCTATGATCCAAAATCGGAAGCCGTGTTAAAATCTCTTATTCAGTTTGTAAATAGTGTAGACTGCGCGCTTGTTGCCGAGGGGGTCGAACAGGCTCACGAAGCCTTGTTTTTGACCATGAACGGATGTAACATCCATCAAGGCTACTTGTATGACAAACCGATGCTGCCGAAGGTATTTGATGAAAAGTACCTTAACACCTACAGGATGACATCCGCCAGCAAAACAGCGCTTTCTCTGCTTCCCGTATTGCGGGGCTGA
- a CDS encoding STAS domain-containing protein — MSSLKDFSQYISEHADTLSAEVVESVVQEMHLDIPEWEKEQAASMYIELLGFFGQSLLKGGQVEVPEALIEWSKSNAEMQVASGGKISEIVIRYPVTRQIFSEVFTRLSLKFGLSVVESANAIKGINAILDISLNETFYAFERFSERYQAEKQVELLNLSAPIVPILEDVVVLPLIGVIDSYRIAHIMNNVIPRIAEMNVNHVITDFSGVLTIDDHIAQSLQEIGGHCD, encoded by the coding sequence ATGTCTTCGTTAAAAGACTTTTCTCAATACATAAGTGAACATGCTGACACCTTGTCTGCAGAAGTGGTCGAATCGGTTGTGCAGGAAATGCATCTGGATATCCCTGAATGGGAAAAAGAGCAGGCTGCCAGTATGTATATCGAACTGCTTGGATTTTTTGGACAATCTCTGCTTAAAGGCGGACAGGTTGAAGTTCCGGAAGCGTTGATTGAATGGAGCAAAAGCAATGCGGAAATGCAGGTGGCTTCGGGCGGCAAGATTTCTGAAATTGTCATCCGTTACCCGGTAACGCGACAGATCTTTTCAGAGGTTTTCACACGTCTCAGCTTGAAGTTCGGATTGTCTGTCGTGGAAAGCGCCAATGCCATCAAAGGCATCAATGCAATTTTGGATATCAGTTTGAACGAAACCTTTTATGCATTTGAACGTTTTTCGGAAAGATACCAGGCGGAAAAACAAGTGGAACTGCTCAATCTGTCAGCGCCGATTGTGCCAATACTCGAAGATGTCGTGGTGCTGCCGCTGATTGGTGTGATTGACAGCTACCGGATTGCCCATATCATGAACAATGTCATCCCAAGAATTGCGGAGATGAACGTCAATCACGTCATTACCGATTTTTCGGGTGTCTTGACCATTGATGACCACATTGCACAGTCTCTCCAAGAAATCGGGGGACACTGCGATTGA
- a CDS encoding STAS domain-containing protein: MMGIHVIIAGLRPDLVQTIVHSGIDMLDADVYATVKQALESVKY; encoded by the coding sequence TTGATGGGTATCCACGTGATCATTGCTGGATTGCGTCCGGACCTGGTCCAGACGATTGTCCACAGTGGAATTGATATGCTGGATGCAGACGTCTATGCAACGGTTAAGCAGGCACTGGAGAGTGTCAAATACTAA
- a CDS encoding SRPBCC family protein yields the protein MIQLTTLTVTLSMARRFNASDKAVYEAWTNPELMKKWLFTQQGTNQVAKNSLREGGSWEIIDRREGVDFRAIGEYLELKPPHKLRFTFKMPQFNGLEDRITIWISMVQNSCEMTFVQEIVVPHEEGWTEDDIKRVSAEFSNESHEGWSLMFENLRKLVEIE from the coding sequence ATGATCCAGTTGACGACTTTGACAGTAACCTTATCAATGGCACGCCGTTTCAATGCCAGTGACAAAGCAGTTTATGAAGCATGGACCAACCCGGAACTGATGAAGAAATGGCTATTCACGCAACAAGGCACCAACCAGGTGGCAAAGAATTCCTTACGCGAGGGCGGAAGCTGGGAAATCATCGACCGCCGGGAAGGCGTGGACTTCCGGGCGATTGGTGAATACCTCGAACTGAAGCCGCCGCATAAGCTGAGGTTCACGTTCAAAATGCCGCAGTTTAATGGTCTAGAAGACCGCATCACGATTTGGATTTCGATGGTGCAAAACAGCTGTGAGATGACGTTTGTCCAGGAAATTGTCGTGCCGCATGAAGAAGGCTGGACAGAAGACGATATCAAACGGGTTAGTGCGGAGTTCAGCAATGAAAGTCATGAGGGTTGGAGTTTGATGTTTGAGAACTTGAGGAAATTAGTGGAAATAGAATAA
- a CDS encoding GAF and HD-GYP domain-containing protein, producing MTQLKDLELRVQELVTLLEASNQLNSNIEMGEVLENILLQMVQVVGAEAGTLWVLNKERQKIKAVAAYGPSAFNILNLELEMDEGIVGKVIGTGEAQLIENVASHPNWANRVDHSSGFVTKSMITVPLAVKGQVLGALQLLNKKDIAFFSEQDISLAVALANQSALALHNSQMYDELQRMLLSMIRTLAKVLDARDPYTAGHSERVAKYSLWIAEKLGFDAQSYEELYKAALLHDIGKIGIPDDILRKPGRLTNDEYTAIKKHTIIGADILSNIEPKDAMVQAIQIALSHHERLDGSGYPHGLVGEEIPFLAQIVGVADAFDAMTTARSYSAGSSFESGAEELLRCKDTLFDGKVVDAFATILQDCDYEVEQYEAQLGRGYRL from the coding sequence ATGACGCAACTAAAGGATTTGGAACTGAGGGTTCAAGAGCTGGTGACCTTGCTAGAAGCCTCGAATCAATTAAATTCAAATATAGAAATGGGAGAGGTCCTGGAAAATATTCTGCTGCAGATGGTGCAGGTGGTGGGAGCGGAAGCGGGGACCTTGTGGGTATTGAACAAAGAACGCCAGAAGATCAAGGCCGTCGCAGCGTACGGTCCGTCAGCATTCAATATCCTCAACCTCGAATTGGAAATGGACGAAGGCATTGTCGGCAAAGTGATCGGGACAGGCGAAGCACAGCTAATTGAAAACGTCGCGTCCCATCCAAACTGGGCTAATCGCGTGGATCATTCGAGCGGCTTTGTCACCAAGTCGATGATCACGGTTCCTTTGGCAGTTAAAGGCCAAGTGCTCGGTGCCTTGCAGTTATTAAATAAAAAAGACATCGCCTTTTTCTCAGAACAAGACATCAGCCTCGCTGTAGCACTTGCCAACCAATCGGCGCTGGCACTCCACAACAGCCAAATGTACGATGAATTGCAGCGCATGTTGTTGAGCATGATTCGGACACTCGCAAAAGTATTAGATGCGCGCGATCCGTATACGGCGGGCCATTCAGAGCGAGTGGCGAAATATTCGTTGTGGATTGCTGAAAAGCTCGGATTTGATGCGCAAAGCTATGAAGAATTGTACAAAGCAGCTCTTTTGCACGACATTGGAAAAATCGGCATACCGGACGACATTTTGAGAAAGCCTGGCCGTTTAACAAACGATGAGTATACAGCGATCAAAAAGCACACCATTATCGGTGCGGACATTTTGTCTAATATCGAACCAAAAGACGCTATGGTACAGGCCATTCAAATTGCTTTGTCGCATCACGAACGACTCGACGGTTCCGGCTATCCGCATGGTTTAGTAGGGGAAGAAATTCCGTTTTTAGCACAAATCGTTGGAGTAGCAGATGCGTTTGACGCCATGACCACGGCGCGTTCTTATAGCGCAGGTTCATCTTTTGAGTCTGGAGCGGAAGAGTTGCTTCGCTGCAAAGACACCTTATTTGACGGCAAAGTAGTCGATGCGTTCGCGACGATCTTACAAGACTGTGATTATGAGGTAGAACAATACGAAGCACAACTAGGAAGAGGCTACCGGTTATGA
- a CDS encoding DUF3307 domain-containing protein, which yields MNQFDLLLLGHLIGDFLLQTSWMAKHKATKWLPLLTHVSVYTAVIAVFGVFSGGLSLPALAIVFIGHIVLDRKTFVMFWVQRVQTAKGPEKVWLSIMADQIFHIILLAIAIAIS from the coding sequence ATGAATCAGTTTGACCTGTTATTGCTTGGTCATTTAATCGGGGATTTTTTGTTGCAGACGAGTTGGATGGCCAAGCACAAAGCGACGAAATGGCTGCCCCTATTGACGCATGTGTCGGTTTATACAGCCGTGATTGCCGTTTTTGGGGTTTTCTCAGGCGGGCTGTCTTTACCCGCACTGGCCATCGTTTTTATCGGACACATTGTATTAGACCGAAAAACATTTGTCATGTTCTGGGTGCAACGGGTTCAGACCGCTAAAGGTCCGGAGAAAGTTTGGTTGTCGATCATGGCTGACCAGATTTTCCATATTATTTTACTGGCCATTGCCATCGCGATTTCCTAG
- a CDS encoding adenylate/guanylate cyclase domain-containing protein, producing MKILKSKTYVLEKEYALDRKTAWQLLADNNRMNLYIGLFPVSFRPAKQDGAEVFYREAHAKVLGLVPISWQEFPFQWQENDSYTVERRYLAGPMKHYTLKVELFDNAENGTRVKLTASFVPLNLLGYGAIWATGLPAVKKIMRYLDDYLQSGAATVFEAPQKTSNANINLPELERLTALLAKSPVNGDYVELLHRYLADKGDHDIAQIEPVQMAKLWNADLDDTLRVLLYATKAGLLNLSWNVICPNCRVSKVEHNSLSELEQQFHCDLCGINYDANFDQYVELNFSVHPTIRQAYAEVYCIGGPMITPHVKAQQVIEMGKTASFSIPIGEDALRFRVLQANDRVPVNSGMESNQLVYTDRGWSQSSVNGSRDVSITNSSSADIVVALEHADWNKQAVTAAKVTAMQEFRDLFSSEVLSPGQKIGVGHITILFTDLKGSTLLYETAGDSSAYGQVRNHFDFLASHIAKNSGSVVKTIGDAVMAVFHKPEHGLKAALAIQKNLATFNETATETLVLRIGLYSGAAIAVNSNDRLDYFGRTVNIAARIQGQGEGGDIVISKNVLTLPESVELLTSANVELEEFSAELKGIDAAVELVRVRLVEGLVVEELASQVVSNR from the coding sequence GTGAAAATATTGAAATCGAAAACATACGTGCTTGAAAAAGAATACGCACTAGACCGAAAAACCGCTTGGCAGTTGCTGGCGGACAATAACCGCATGAACTTGTATATTGGTCTGTTTCCAGTCAGCTTCCGTCCCGCTAAACAAGACGGGGCGGAAGTGTTTTACCGGGAAGCCCATGCCAAAGTGCTGGGGCTTGTGCCGATCAGTTGGCAAGAGTTTCCTTTCCAGTGGCAGGAAAACGACAGCTATACTGTCGAACGCCGCTATCTGGCAGGGCCGATGAAGCATTATACCTTGAAAGTTGAACTGTTCGACAACGCGGAGAATGGAACGCGGGTCAAGCTGACAGCTAGCTTTGTGCCGCTCAATCTCTTAGGCTATGGAGCCATTTGGGCAACCGGGCTGCCTGCTGTCAAAAAAATCATGCGTTATCTAGATGATTACCTGCAGTCTGGAGCAGCGACTGTTTTTGAAGCGCCACAAAAAACAAGCAATGCTAACATCAACTTACCAGAACTGGAGCGGCTAACTGCCCTACTCGCTAAATCACCGGTCAACGGAGACTACGTAGAATTATTGCATCGTTATTTAGCTGATAAAGGCGACCACGATATCGCGCAAATCGAGCCGGTGCAAATGGCAAAGTTGTGGAATGCAGATTTGGACGATACCTTACGCGTGTTGCTGTATGCCACAAAAGCCGGATTACTGAATCTCAGCTGGAACGTCATCTGTCCAAACTGCCGCGTTTCGAAAGTCGAACACAATTCACTGTCAGAGCTAGAGCAGCAATTTCATTGCGATTTATGCGGTATTAACTACGACGCCAATTTTGATCAATATGTCGAGTTAAACTTTTCTGTTCATCCGACCATTCGCCAAGCTTACGCCGAAGTGTATTGCATCGGCGGTCCAATGATTACCCCGCACGTTAAAGCGCAGCAAGTGATCGAAATGGGCAAAACCGCGAGCTTTTCGATTCCAATAGGCGAAGACGCGCTACGTTTTCGTGTGCTTCAAGCAAATGACAGAGTACCTGTGAACAGTGGGATGGAATCAAACCAGCTCGTTTACACGGACCGCGGCTGGTCACAAAGTTCAGTGAACGGCTCTCGAGACGTCTCGATCACAAACTCCAGCAGCGCGGATATCGTTGTCGCGTTAGAACATGCCGATTGGAACAAACAAGCAGTAACGGCCGCTAAAGTCACAGCGATGCAAGAATTCAGAGACTTGTTTTCTTCTGAAGTGCTGTCACCCGGACAGAAAATCGGGGTCGGTCACATAACGATCTTGTTTACCGATTTAAAAGGCTCGACCTTGCTGTATGAGACGGCTGGCGACTCGAGTGCGTACGGACAAGTCCGCAACCACTTCGACTTCCTAGCGAGCCATATTGCCAAGAATTCCGGTAGTGTCGTCAAAACAATCGGTGACGCGGTCATGGCAGTCTTCCATAAGCCAGAACACGGGCTGAAGGCAGCTTTAGCCATTCAGAAAAATTTAGCAACGTTTAACGAGACAGCGACAGAAACGTTGGTATTGCGAATTGGGTTGTACAGCGGAGCGGCCATTGCCGTCAATTCCAACGACCGCCTCGACTATTTCGGCCGAACGGTCAACATTGCCGCGCGCATTCAAGGACAAGGCGAAGGCGGAGACATTGTGATTAGTAAAAACGTACTCACGCTACCCGAGTCAGTGGAGTTGCTGACAAGCGCTAATGTAGAGCTAGAAGAGTTTTCTGCCGAGTTAAAAGGCATCGACGCGGCAGTGGAGTTGGTACGGGTTCGGTTAGTGGAGGGCTTAGTGGTCGAAGAACTCGCGAGTCAAGTAGTTTCCAATAGATAG
- the fliW gene encoding flagellar assembly protein FliW, whose amino-acid sequence MKIQTEQFGEVEIAEERVITFDKGIPGFEEVKDYVLIPADALEESPFFFLQSVEQMEVSFFLVDPFTFFKDYNIKLEEQMVERLQLEEPTDAIVLTTVTVKGDISGATTNLKAPLVINNKKQQGMQIVLNNKDYEIKQALFQVDNTAARKV is encoded by the coding sequence ATGAAAATTCAAACAGAGCAATTTGGTGAAGTGGAGATCGCAGAAGAACGTGTCATTACGTTTGATAAAGGCATTCCAGGATTTGAAGAGGTAAAAGACTATGTATTGATTCCCGCAGACGCACTAGAAGAGTCGCCATTCTTTTTCCTGCAGTCAGTAGAACAGATGGAAGTTAGCTTTTTCTTAGTTGATCCATTCACGTTTTTCAAAGACTACAATATTAAGCTAGAAGAGCAAATGGTGGAGCGGTTGCAGCTAGAAGAGCCGACTGATGCGATCGTCTTAACGACAGTTACTGTCAAAGGCGACATTAGCGGCGCAACGACCAACTTAAAAGCACCACTCGTTATAAACAACAAAAAACAACAAGGCATGCAAATTGTCTTGAACAACAAAGATTACGAAATCAAGCAGGCGTTATTTCAAGTCGACAACACCGCTGCAAGGAAGGTGTAG
- the csrA gene encoding carbon storage regulator CsrA encodes MLVLGRKKGETIVINDDIEITVTSIEGDMVRLGINAPKQITIHRKEVYLEIQEENKQATSNVINLSDFLSMRKK; translated from the coding sequence ATGTTAGTACTCGGACGCAAAAAAGGCGAAACGATCGTCATCAACGACGACATTGAAATCACGGTAACTTCGATCGAAGGTGACATGGTACGACTCGGCATCAATGCACCAAAGCAAATCACCATCCACCGGAAAGAAGTATATTTGGAAATTCAAGAAGAAAACAAACAAGCAACGTCAAATGTTATCAATTTGAGTGATTTTTTGAGTATGCGGAAGAAATAG
- a CDS encoding flagellin N-terminal helical domain-containing protein, translated as MIINHNIAALNTHRQMGSAQSAQMDSMEKLSSGLRINSAKDDAAGLTISEKMRGQIRGLEQASTNAQDGISLIQTAEGTLSVTQDILQRMRELSVQSANDTNTDTDRGEIQKEMDQLIEEIDRIGNTTEFNAKKLLDGGLSGTSSTTEGVKVNSTDASFASAVLTAAGTSEDNTYNVKVTGVTRDATGAVTGYNLSWEDKAGVTGAATDIAAGDVQVIGSFDVTLGAADSMKVGDELTFTSSTASFDDVDTSLSLQIGANSSQTINIGIGDMRAGALKVAGLDVTSSQSAQASITVINNAIESVSSERSKLGATQNRLDHTINNLDTSAENLTSAESRIRDVDYAEAA; from the coding sequence ATGATTATCAATCACAATATCGCAGCACTAAACACACACAGACAAATGGGTTCAGCTCAAAGCGCACAAATGGACAGCATGGAGAAATTGTCTTCTGGACTTCGCATTAACAGTGCGAAAGATGATGCAGCAGGTCTTACAATTTCTGAAAAAATGCGCGGTCAGATTCGCGGGTTGGAGCAAGCTTCGACGAACGCTCAAGATGGCATTTCTTTGATACAAACCGCTGAAGGTACTCTGAGTGTGACTCAGGATATTCTTCAACGTATGCGTGAATTATCTGTACAGTCTGCAAATGATACAAACACGGATACTGATCGTGGTGAGATTCAAAAAGAAATGGATCAATTAATCGAAGAAATCGATCGCATCGGTAACACAACTGAATTTAATGCAAAAAAACTCCTTGATGGAGGATTAAGTGGTACAAGTTCAACGACAGAAGGAGTTAAAGTTAACAGTACAGATGCTTCATTTGCTTCTGCAGTTTTAACTGCGGCTGGAACTAGCGAAGACAATACTTATAACGTAAAAGTTACTGGTGTCACTAGAGATGCCACTGGTGCTGTTACTGGGTATAATTTAAGTTGGGAAGATAAAGCTGGGGTGACTGGAGCTGCAACTGATATTGCAGCAGGAGATGTACAGGTTATCGGAAGTTTTGATGTGACTCTTGGAGCCGCTGATTCGATGAAAGTTGGTGACGAGTTAACATTTACTAGCTCAACAGCATCTTTTGATGATGTGGACACTTCTTTATCTCTACAGATTGGTGCAAATTCTTCCCAAACTATTAATATAGGTATTGGAGATATGAGAGCAGGAGCTTTAAAAGTAGCTGGTTTAGATGTAACTAGTTCTCAAAGTGCGCAGGCTTCTATTACAGTAATAAATAATGCCATTGAAAGTGTTTCGTCTGAACGTTCTAAACTAGGAGCTACACAAAATCGTCTAGACCACACAATCAATAACTTAGACACGTCAGCCGAAAACCTAACTTCTGCGGAATCAAGAATCCGTGACGTCGATTATGCCGAAGCCGCGTAA
- a CDS encoding flagellin: MAKEMMEQTKNSILAQASQAMLAQANQMNQSVLQLLR, translated from the coding sequence ATGGCGAAAGAAATGATGGAACAAACAAAGAACTCGATTCTTGCACAAGCGTCACAAGCAATGCTGGCTCAAGCAAATCAAATGAATCAATCAGTTTTACAACTGTTGAGATAA
- a CDS encoding YjfB family protein, whose protein sequence is MDIAALSMAMSQMNVRTEANVSVMKKTIDQAETNGQEVVKMLEQSVQPHIGSRIDIRG, encoded by the coding sequence GTGGATATCGCTGCATTATCAATGGCAATGAGCCAAATGAATGTTCGAACTGAAGCGAATGTTTCGGTGATGAAAAAGACAATCGACCAGGCAGAAACAAATGGTCAAGAGGTTGTGAAGATGCTCGAGCAATCTGTACAGCCTCATATTGGGAGCCGTATAGATATTAGAGGATAA
- a CDS encoding glucosaminidase domain-containing protein, giving the protein MTSPISSNFLLYNTIATMAKSMPALGQSGSDSNSVGSSTSPSTFFAMLMNAMMESIEQTNTGTAPQTGVQAALPSLTTPLTAPLANSYNPAITIPPINTKEVPTAATDTSDLKFRPTQFIKLDSTLEGKLEGTAAHFINAGKKYDLDPKLLSAIAMHETGNGSSRAVNDKNNVAGMMGKNGLRSYASVEDSIFDMARNLRQNYLNEGKDTIAKIGAKYAPVGAANDPTGLNNHWTQGVSNTYAKLT; this is encoded by the coding sequence TTGACCAGTCCAATTTCTTCTAATTTCCTTTTATATAACACAATCGCTACGATGGCGAAGTCGATGCCTGCTTTAGGTCAAAGTGGTAGTGACAGTAATTCTGTCGGTAGTTCAACAAGTCCCAGCACGTTTTTCGCGATGCTGATGAATGCCATGATGGAAAGTATAGAACAAACCAATACCGGAACAGCTCCGCAAACCGGCGTTCAGGCTGCATTGCCGTCTTTGACTACGCCTTTAACGGCGCCGCTAGCCAATTCCTATAATCCAGCCATCACTATCCCGCCGATCAATACGAAAGAAGTTCCAACTGCAGCAACAGATACAAGTGATCTGAAGTTCAGACCGACGCAATTTATTAAACTGGATAGTACGCTGGAAGGCAAGCTGGAAGGAACGGCCGCCCACTTTATCAATGCTGGGAAAAAATACGACCTGGATCCGAAATTATTGTCAGCAATTGCCATGCACGAAACGGGCAATGGCTCGTCACGCGCGGTCAATGATAAAAACAATGTTGCGGGCATGATGGGGAAGAATGGTTTACGGAGCTATGCTTCTGTAGAAGACAGCATTTTTGATATGGCGCGCAATTTGCGTCAAAATTATTTAAATGAAGGAAAAGACACCATTGCGAAAATCGGAGCGAAATATGCGCCAGTTGGAGCAGCGAACGATCCAACAGGATTAAACAACCACTGGACGCAAGGCGTCAGCAATACTTACGCCAAACTTACATGA
- the flaG gene encoding flagellar protein FlaG, translating to MEVTKSAILQFPKINESNPVVPKETIAPEENNNEHAEKPVTKKAIVDKVDSMNEFLEATSTNVKFQLHEELEVYYVQVIDSKTDEVLREIPNKKFLDMYASMAGLAGLIVDEKL from the coding sequence ATGGAAGTAACAAAATCAGCTATTCTGCAATTTCCGAAAATTAACGAATCCAATCCGGTAGTTCCCAAGGAGACAATCGCTCCTGAAGAAAACAACAACGAACATGCCGAGAAACCCGTCACGAAAAAAGCAATCGTAGATAAAGTGGATAGCATGAACGAATTTCTAGAGGCAACATCAACAAATGTGAAATTTCAGCTGCATGAAGAGCTGGAAGTTTATTATGTACAAGTAATTGATTCCAAAACCGATGAAGTTCTGCGAGAGATTCCCAATAAGAAATTTTTGGATATGTACGCCTCGATGGCCGGTTTAGCGGGCTTAATCGTGGATGAGAAATTATAA